One window of Pelomicrobium methylotrophicum genomic DNA carries:
- the rimP gene encoding ribosome maturation factor RimP, with translation MKRSPATVEALVERALQHLGYELVDLERASRGRLIRVFIDQPGGAITVDDCATVSHHLSRLFAVEGVDYDRLEVSSPGLDRPLKRVADFQRFVGAQARIRLRHPLQGRSNFIATLKAAEGTKIRVDLEGAELELDVADIERARLVPRF, from the coding sequence GTGAAACGAAGTCCGGCGACGGTCGAAGCGCTCGTGGAGCGGGCTCTTCAACACTTGGGCTATGAGCTCGTTGACCTCGAGCGGGCATCGCGCGGAAGGCTGATCCGGGTATTTATCGATCAACCAGGCGGTGCCATCACTGTCGACGATTGTGCGACCGTAAGCCACCACCTGTCGCGCCTCTTTGCCGTGGAGGGAGTGGACTATGATCGTCTTGAGGTGTCGTCGCCGGGCCTGGACCGCCCTCTCAAGCGGGTCGCGGATTTTCAGAGGTTTGTTGGAGCTCAGGCGCGCATCAGGCTACGTCATCCCTTGCAGGGGCGTTCCAACTTTATTGCGACGCTGAAGGCGGCCGAGGGGACGAAGATACGGGTCGACCTCGAGGGGGCTGAGTTGGAGCTTGATGTGGCCGATATTGAAAGAGCGCGGCTCGTGCCGCGATTTTGA
- the nusA gene encoding transcription termination factor NusA, with product MSREVLMLVDALAREKSVNKDVVFGALEMALASATKKRFRDDVDVRVSIDRNTGDYKSYRRWLVVNDGEVEFPDLQISLSEALKRNANVQVNDYIEEPLEPVEFGRIGAQTAKQVILQKIRDAEREQILNDFLERNEHLVTGVIKRMDRGNAIIESGRLEALLPRDQMIPKESLRVGDRVRAYLLRVDRQSRGPQLILSRVANEFLVKLFELEVPEIEEGLIEIKGAARDPGSRAKIAVKSNDPRLDPIGTCVGMRGTRVQAVTGELAGERVDIVLWSADPATFVINALAPAEVSSIVVDEEKHSMDIVVEEDQLAQAIGRNGQNVRLASELTGWELNIMTVEESKKKNEEEAAAIRSLFMQRLDVDEEVANILIQEGFTTLEEIAYVPINEMLEIEAFDEETVNELRNRARSALLNEAIANEEQLEADIGDLMTLEGMDADTARKLVAHGVSTTAALADLAVDDVVEMTGIDPEVAKGLIMAARAPWFEQEGKAE from the coding sequence ATGAGTCGGGAAGTTCTGATGCTGGTGGACGCGCTGGCCAGGGAGAAGAGTGTCAACAAGGACGTTGTGTTTGGCGCCCTCGAGATGGCGCTTGCTTCCGCGACCAAGAAGCGGTTCCGAGACGATGTGGACGTGCGCGTATCCATCGACAGGAACACGGGCGACTACAAATCGTATCGGCGCTGGCTCGTTGTCAATGATGGAGAGGTGGAGTTTCCGGATCTGCAGATCAGCTTGAGCGAAGCCCTCAAGCGCAATGCCAATGTGCAGGTCAATGACTACATCGAGGAGCCGCTCGAGCCGGTGGAGTTCGGCCGTATCGGCGCCCAGACCGCAAAACAGGTCATTCTCCAGAAGATCCGCGACGCCGAACGCGAGCAAATCCTCAATGACTTCCTGGAGCGCAACGAGCACCTGGTAACAGGCGTGATCAAGCGGATGGACCGGGGCAATGCCATCATCGAGTCTGGACGGCTGGAGGCGTTGCTACCACGGGACCAGATGATCCCGAAGGAAAGCCTGCGGGTGGGGGATCGCGTGCGCGCCTACCTGTTGCGGGTTGATCGCCAGAGCCGGGGGCCGCAGCTGATCCTTTCGCGAGTGGCCAATGAGTTCTTGGTCAAGCTGTTCGAGCTGGAAGTGCCGGAGATCGAGGAGGGTCTGATCGAGATCAAGGGAGCCGCCCGGGATCCGGGCTCCCGCGCCAAGATCGCCGTCAAGTCAAACGATCCGCGGCTAGACCCTATCGGCACCTGTGTCGGAATGCGAGGCACACGGGTTCAAGCCGTGACCGGCGAGCTCGCCGGGGAACGGGTGGACATCGTGCTTTGGTCTGCGGATCCCGCCACTTTCGTGATCAATGCCCTCGCTCCGGCCGAGGTGAGCAGCATCGTCGTCGACGAGGAAAAGCACAGCATGGACATCGTCGTCGAGGAAGATCAACTGGCCCAGGCCATCGGCCGCAATGGGCAGAATGTGCGCCTTGCCTCCGAGCTCACCGGCTGGGAGCTCAACATCATGACCGTGGAGGAGTCGAAGAAAAAGAACGAGGAGGAAGCGGCCGCCATCCGCAGCCTTTTCATGCAGCGTCTCGATGTCGATGAGGAAGTGGCGAACATTCTGATCCAGGAAGGCTTTACCACGCTGGAGGAGATTGCCTACGTTCCGATCAACGAAATGCTGGAGATCGAGGCCTTCGACGAGGAAACGGTCAATGAGCTGCGCAATCGGGCCCGCAGTGCTCTGCTAAACGAGGCGATCGCGAACGAAGAGCAGCTGGAAGCGGACATCGGCGACCTGATGACATTGGAAGGAATGGATGCCGATACTGCCCGCAAGCTGGTGGCGCATGGCGTATCCACCACGGCGGCGTTGGCGGATCTGGCGGTCGACGATGTGGTTGAAATGACCGGAATTGACCCGGAGGTCGCCAAGGGGTTGATCATGGCAGCACGTGCTCCCTGGTTCGAACAGGAGGGTAAGGCAGAGTAA
- the infB gene encoding translation initiation factor IF-2, which yields MAQMNVAQFARELGLPASLLLEQLNAAGVAKTMVDEPLTEQDKTQLLEYLRKVHGAKEPKQKITLTRRQTSEIKKADSTGKARTIQVEVRKKRVLVRRDAVPMEAPVAAETPPPVVDETERALREEEARRQAELAARQAAEAEEKRAQRQRKRQEAETADLEKEEAAPSVADAAPAAVATTEEPPKEVETATAVSPAPISEGTLHRPTAKAPEGEDKADKKSAKKQAKDTAAWKEEVARRRTIKTRGDTATLAQGWKERKGGTRHKGAEQPATFTLPTEPVVKEVLVPETITVGELAHKMSVKAAEVIKTLMKLGTMATINQVLDQDTAMIVVEEMGHVAKRAKLDDPEALLTEAQSAVSAPLEPRAPVVTVMGHVDHGKTSLLDFIRRTRVASGEAGGITQHIGAYHVRTPRGAITFLDTPGHEAFTAMRARGAKVTDLVVLVVAADDGVMPQTVEAINHAKAANVPIVVAVNKIDKPEANPERVKQELVSHGVVPEDWGGDTMFVAVSAKTGQGIDDLLESVLLQAEVLELKAPKEAPAKGIVIESRLDRGRGPVATILVQSGTLRRGDIALVGAVYGRIRAMQDENGKAVDSAGPSIPVEIQGLSDVPQAGDELVVLNDERKAREIALFRQGKFRDVKLARQQAAKLENVFEQLSEGEAKTLSLIIKADVQGSYEALAHALQKLSTDEVKVNIVHTGVGGITESDVNLALASKAVIIGFNSRPDATARKLIASSGVDVRYYNVIYEAVDEIKAALSGMLAPEKKENVIGLVEVRNVFKISKVGTVAGCHVVEGLVRRNSQVRVIRDNVVIHTGELQSLKRFKEDVREVKAGFECGIALKGFEDIRIGDQFEVFEVVEVARTL from the coding sequence ATGGCACAGATGAATGTCGCTCAATTCGCCCGCGAGCTCGGCCTGCCCGCGTCATTGCTCCTCGAGCAGCTGAACGCTGCCGGGGTGGCCAAGACCATGGTGGACGAACCGCTCACGGAGCAAGATAAAACGCAGCTTCTCGAATATTTGCGCAAAGTTCACGGGGCCAAAGAGCCCAAGCAGAAGATCACCCTGACGCGCCGCCAGACTTCGGAGATCAAGAAAGCCGACAGTACCGGTAAGGCGCGTACTATCCAGGTGGAGGTGCGCAAGAAACGGGTACTAGTGCGCCGGGATGCGGTGCCCATGGAAGCGCCTGTAGCGGCAGAGACGCCGCCGCCAGTCGTCGACGAGACAGAGCGGGCGTTGCGCGAAGAAGAGGCGCGGAGGCAGGCCGAGCTGGCGGCCCGCCAGGCGGCGGAAGCCGAGGAGAAACGGGCGCAGCGTCAGCGGAAGAGGCAGGAGGCCGAAACCGCTGACCTGGAAAAGGAGGAGGCAGCGCCTTCGGTTGCCGACGCCGCCCCTGCCGCGGTGGCGACGACGGAGGAGCCGCCCAAGGAGGTTGAGACGGCTACAGCCGTGTCCCCGGCACCGATCTCGGAGGGCACACTTCACCGCCCGACGGCCAAGGCGCCGGAAGGCGAAGATAAGGCGGACAAGAAAAGCGCCAAGAAGCAGGCCAAAGACACTGCAGCGTGGAAGGAGGAGGTTGCAAGACGGCGGACCATCAAGACCCGGGGCGATACCGCGACCTTAGCGCAAGGTTGGAAAGAACGAAAAGGCGGAACACGGCATAAGGGCGCCGAGCAGCCCGCCACCTTTACGCTTCCCACTGAGCCGGTCGTCAAGGAGGTCCTGGTCCCCGAGACCATCACTGTCGGCGAGCTGGCGCACAAGATGTCCGTCAAGGCGGCCGAGGTCATCAAGACGCTGATGAAGCTCGGCACCATGGCGACGATCAACCAGGTCCTCGACCAGGATACCGCCATGATTGTGGTGGAGGAAATGGGGCATGTCGCGAAGCGGGCCAAGCTGGACGATCCAGAAGCCCTGCTCACCGAAGCCCAATCGGCGGTCAGTGCGCCGCTCGAGCCCCGTGCTCCGGTCGTTACGGTCATGGGGCACGTGGACCACGGAAAGACTTCGCTGCTGGATTTCATTCGCCGAACGCGAGTGGCGAGCGGCGAGGCGGGCGGGATCACGCAGCACATCGGCGCCTATCACGTGAGGACGCCGCGCGGTGCCATCACTTTCCTGGACACGCCGGGCCATGAGGCGTTCACCGCGATGCGGGCCCGCGGCGCCAAGGTGACGGATTTGGTGGTCCTGGTCGTGGCGGCAGACGACGGGGTGATGCCGCAAACCGTCGAGGCGATCAACCATGCCAAGGCTGCCAACGTGCCCATCGTCGTGGCGGTCAACAAGATCGACAAGCCTGAGGCGAACCCGGAGCGGGTCAAGCAGGAGTTGGTCAGCCATGGGGTGGTGCCCGAGGACTGGGGGGGCGACACCATGTTCGTCGCGGTATCGGCCAAGACGGGGCAGGGTATCGACGACTTGCTGGAGAGCGTGTTGCTGCAGGCCGAGGTCCTGGAGCTCAAGGCCCCCAAGGAAGCGCCGGCCAAGGGTATCGTGATCGAGTCAAGGCTGGATCGCGGACGGGGCCCGGTGGCCACGATCCTGGTGCAGAGCGGCACCCTGCGACGGGGAGATATCGCCCTTGTCGGCGCAGTGTACGGCCGCATCCGGGCCATGCAGGACGAGAATGGGAAAGCGGTGGATTCGGCCGGTCCCTCGATTCCCGTCGAGATCCAGGGCCTGTCCGACGTCCCGCAGGCGGGCGATGAGCTGGTCGTCCTCAACGACGAGCGCAAGGCGCGGGAGATCGCGCTTTTCCGGCAGGGCAAGTTCCGCGACGTGAAGCTCGCCAGGCAACAGGCGGCCAAGCTGGAGAACGTCTTCGAGCAGCTGAGCGAGGGGGAGGCGAAGACGCTGTCGCTCATCATCAAGGCGGATGTGCAGGGTTCTTACGAAGCGCTGGCGCACGCCTTGCAGAAGCTTTCCACCGACGAGGTCAAGGTCAACATCGTCCACACGGGCGTAGGCGGCATCACGGAGTCGGACGTCAACCTGGCCCTTGCCTCAAAGGCCGTGATTATCGGCTTCAACAGCCGTCCCGACGCGACGGCGCGCAAGCTCATCGCCTCCAGCGGCGTCGATGTACGCTACTACAACGTGATCTATGAGGCGGTTGACGAGATCAAAGCGGCGTTGTCGGGCATGTTGGCACCGGAGAAAAAGGAGAACGTGATCGGGCTGGTGGAAGTCCGCAACGTTTTCAAGATCTCGAAGGTGGGCACGGTGGCCGGTTGCCACGTGGTCGAAGGGCTGGTGAGGCGCAATTCCCAAGTCCGAGTCATCCGGGACAACGTGGTCATCCATACCGGAGAGCTGCAATCCCTGAAACGCTTCAAGGAGGACGTCCGCGAAGTGAAGGCTGGATTCGAGTGTGGCATCGCGCTTAAGGGTTTCGAGGACATCAGAATCGGCGACCAATTCGAGGTGTTCGAGGTCGTCGAAGTGGCTAGAACCCTTTGA
- the rbfA gene encoding 30S ribosome-binding factor RbfA — translation MKAKARAQRVAREIQRELAVLIRDELKDPRIGMVTLTGVELSADLSYARVYYSSLRGRDDKETTEGLRNATPFLRGLLGQRLRLRTVPELRFIFDESVEGGMRLSRLIDEAVASDRSRDPDGADRDQE, via the coding sequence ATGAAAGCGAAGGCGAGGGCTCAGAGGGTGGCACGGGAGATCCAGCGCGAGCTGGCGGTGCTGATCCGCGACGAGCTCAAGGATCCCCGGATTGGCATGGTGACGCTTACCGGCGTCGAATTGAGCGCTGACCTTTCCTACGCAAGAGTCTATTACTCCAGTCTCCGCGGACGCGACGACAAAGAGACCACGGAGGGGCTGCGCAACGCAACCCCCTTCCTGCGGGGCCTGCTGGGGCAGCGCCTGCGGCTTCGCACCGTGCCCGAGCTGCGCTTCATCTTCGACGAGTCGGTGGAGGGCGGCATGCGGCTCTCCCGCCTGATAGACGAAGCGGTGGCGTCGGACCGCTCGCGCGATCCGGACGGGGCCGACCGCGATCAAGAATAA
- the truB gene encoding tRNA pseudouridine(55) synthase TruB: MSRHRISFDGVLLLDKPSGMTSNAALQQAKRLFRAAKAGHGGTLDPMATGLLPVCFGEATKFVSALIDARKAYQAVVRFGVRTTTGDGEGAVVERRQVLVTRPQLEAAVGGFVGKIRQVPPMYSALKRNGRPLYSYARQGLEVEREPREVEIHRLVIEAFDGECATLIVECSKGTYVRTLAEDLGRALGCGGHLQALRRTAVGPFSLDQAVTLAQLEALSENQREARLLPADALVAALPRLELAWADERALCLGQAIAAPAGTASGLLRLYARNGRFLGLGEHGGDGLVRPRRLLRVDLQAGGGGAGYSPKQQGVT; encoded by the coding sequence ATGTCCCGCCATCGGATCAGTTTCGACGGAGTGCTTCTGCTGGACAAGCCTTCCGGCATGACCTCGAACGCGGCCCTGCAACAGGCTAAGCGCCTGTTCAGAGCAGCCAAGGCGGGTCATGGGGGAACCCTTGACCCCATGGCGACAGGTCTGCTTCCCGTCTGTTTCGGGGAGGCGACCAAGTTTGTTTCGGCGCTGATCGATGCTCGGAAAGCCTATCAGGCGGTCGTGCGCTTCGGAGTGCGAACCACGACCGGAGACGGCGAAGGCGCGGTTGTCGAGCGCCGCCAAGTGCTGGTGACGCGACCCCAGCTGGAAGCAGCGGTCGGCGGCTTTGTCGGGAAGATCAGGCAGGTTCCCCCGATGTACAGCGCGCTCAAGCGCAACGGGCGACCGCTCTACAGCTACGCCCGACAGGGACTCGAGGTGGAACGCGAGCCTCGGGAGGTGGAGATTCATCGGCTGGTCATCGAGGCGTTCGACGGCGAATGTGCGACCCTGATCGTTGAATGCAGCAAGGGCACGTATGTCCGGACCCTGGCGGAAGATCTAGGCAGGGCGCTCGGCTGCGGAGGGCATCTCCAGGCGCTGCGGCGGACCGCCGTCGGCCCGTTCTCGCTTGACCAGGCAGTGACCCTGGCTCAGCTGGAGGCGTTGTCCGAAAACCAACGGGAAGCGCGGCTGTTGCCTGCGGACGCCCTGGTGGCTGCCCTGCCTCGGCTGGAGTTGGCTTGGGCGGATGAACGCGCCCTTTGCCTCGGCCAGGCCATTGCTGCGCCAGCGGGAACGGCAAGCGGTCTGCTGCGGCTTTACGCCAGGAACGGGCGGTTCCTGGGGCTTGGAGAGCATGGGGGAGACGGGTTGGTTCGGCCCAGGAGACTCCTCAGGGTGGACCTGCAAGCGGGCGGTGGGGGTGCCGGGTATTCTCCGAAGCAGCAAGGGGTTACTTGA
- the rpsO gene encoding 30S ribosomal protein S15: MAITTAEKAKIMQDFQRAKGDTGSPEVQIALLTARINDLTEHFKVHVKDHHSRRGLLRLVSRRRKLLDYLRTRDPDAYRKLIDRLGLRK; the protein is encoded by the coding sequence ATGGCCATCACGACAGCCGAAAAAGCCAAGATCATGCAGGACTTCCAGCGGGCGAAAGGGGACACAGGCTCGCCCGAGGTCCAGATCGCGCTGCTGACTGCGCGCATTAACGACCTGACTGAGCACTTCAAGGTGCACGTGAAGGATCATCATTCCCGTCGCGGGCTTTTGCGGCTGGTCAGTCGCCGGCGCAAGCTTCTCGACTACCTGCGCACCCGCGACCCTGACGCCTACCGCAAGCTCATCGACCGGCTCGGGCTGCGCAAATAA
- the pnp gene encoding polyribonucleotide nucleotidyltransferase, protein MAYFKKTLTYGRHQLTLETGEIARQADGAVLVNMDDTVVLVTVVAAKEAKEGQDFFPLTVDYQERTYAAGRIPGGFFKREGRPSEKETLTSRLIDRPIRPLFPEGFYNEVQVIATVVSSNNEVDSDIPAMIGASAAIAIAGIPFNGPIGAARVGYLDGQYVLNPTTTELKRSALNLVVAGTEHGVLMVESEAAELPEEVMLGAVVFGHQQMQPVIQAINEMVEAVGKPEWDWTPPQKDPALVAKIAELAEADVKEAYSIKAKQARSERLKQIQKRLIEMLNTGEDAGPKRENEIKNLLFDLEYKVVRDRILAGEPRIDGRDTRTIRPITIRTGVLPRTHGSALFTRGETQALAVVTLGTQRDEQIIDALTGEYTERFMLHYNMPPYATGETGRVGPPKRREIGHGRLAKRALAAVIPSQEEFGYSLRVVSEITESNGSSSMATVCAGCLALMDAGVPMKAHVAGIAMGLIKEGNRFAVLSDILGDEDHLGDMDFKVAGTERGVTALQMDIKITGITKEIMQVALNQAREGRMHILELMKQAMPATKPEISVHAPRIIKMKINPEKIRDVIGKGGAVIRALTEETGTTIDIEDDGTVTIACVSAEGGMLAKKRIEEITAEVEVGKIYEGTVLRLLDFGAIVSVLPGKDGLLHISQIANERVNNVADYLKEGQLIRVKVLEADDKGRLRLSMKAALAEEQQSSPTPVQ, encoded by the coding sequence TTGGCGTACTTCAAGAAAACCCTGACCTATGGCAGGCACCAGCTGACGCTGGAAACGGGAGAGATCGCGCGGCAGGCCGATGGCGCGGTCTTGGTGAACATGGACGATACGGTCGTTCTCGTGACCGTGGTCGCGGCGAAAGAGGCGAAGGAAGGCCAGGATTTCTTTCCCCTGACGGTTGACTATCAGGAGCGCACGTACGCCGCCGGCCGCATCCCGGGGGGATTCTTCAAGCGCGAAGGACGTCCGTCAGAGAAGGAAACCCTGACTTCCCGCCTCATCGACCGCCCCATTCGTCCGCTGTTTCCAGAAGGTTTTTACAACGAGGTCCAGGTCATCGCCACAGTCGTCTCCTCCAACAACGAGGTCGATTCCGATATCCCGGCGATGATCGGCGCGTCGGCCGCCATCGCCATCGCTGGAATCCCCTTCAACGGCCCGATCGGTGCAGCGCGCGTCGGCTATCTCGATGGGCAGTACGTGCTCAACCCCACCACCACCGAACTTAAGCGGTCCGCTCTCAACTTGGTGGTGGCGGGTACCGAGCACGGCGTGTTGATGGTGGAGTCCGAGGCTGCGGAGTTGCCGGAAGAGGTCATGCTCGGCGCTGTAGTCTTCGGCCACCAGCAGATGCAGCCGGTGATTCAGGCGATCAACGAAATGGTGGAGGCGGTCGGCAAGCCGGAATGGGATTGGACTCCCCCCCAAAAGGACCCGGCGCTGGTCGCGAAGATCGCGGAGCTTGCCGAGGCCGATGTGAAGGAGGCTTATTCGATCAAGGCCAAGCAGGCGCGCTCGGAAAGGCTCAAGCAAATCCAGAAGCGCCTGATCGAGATGCTCAACACGGGCGAAGATGCGGGCCCCAAGCGCGAGAACGAGATCAAGAACCTCCTCTTCGATCTCGAGTACAAGGTGGTGCGCGACCGCATCCTTGCCGGCGAGCCCCGCATCGACGGGCGCGATACGCGTACCATCCGCCCGATCACCATCCGGACCGGGGTGCTTCCCCGAACGCATGGCTCGGCGCTCTTCACTCGCGGCGAGACCCAGGCGCTGGCGGTGGTCACGCTGGGCACTCAGCGGGACGAACAGATCATCGACGCCCTCACGGGTGAATACACCGAGCGGTTCATGCTCCATTACAACATGCCCCCGTACGCCACGGGCGAGACCGGCCGGGTGGGGCCGCCCAAACGCCGGGAGATCGGTCACGGCAGGCTCGCCAAGCGGGCACTGGCAGCCGTGATTCCGTCCCAGGAAGAATTCGGCTACTCGTTGCGGGTCGTCTCGGAGATCACCGAGTCGAACGGCTCCAGCTCCATGGCCACGGTCTGCGCCGGTTGCCTGGCGCTGATGGACGCCGGTGTGCCCATGAAGGCCCACGTCGCGGGAATCGCCATGGGGTTGATCAAAGAGGGTAATCGGTTTGCCGTGCTTTCGGACATTCTGGGCGACGAGGACCATCTCGGCGACATGGATTTCAAGGTGGCCGGAACGGAGCGGGGCGTCACCGCGCTGCAGATGGATATCAAGATCACCGGCATCACCAAGGAGATTATGCAAGTCGCCCTCAATCAGGCGCGCGAAGGACGCATGCACATCCTCGAGCTGATGAAACAGGCCATGCCGGCGACCAAGCCCGAAATTTCCGTCCATGCGCCGCGGATCATCAAGATGAAGATCAATCCGGAGAAGATCCGCGACGTGATCGGCAAAGGCGGAGCGGTCATCCGGGCGCTGACCGAGGAAACGGGTACCACGATCGACATTGAGGACGATGGCACGGTGACGATCGCGTGTGTGAGCGCCGAGGGGGGAATGCTTGCCAAGAAGCGCATCGAGGAGATCACGGCGGAAGTCGAGGTGGGCAAGATCTACGAGGGCACGGTGCTGCGGCTGCTTGACTTCGGTGCCATCGTGAGCGTCCTGCCGGGCAAAGACGGCCTGCTGCACATTTCCCAGATCGCCAACGAACGGGTCAACAACGTGGCGGACTATCTCAAGGAAGGCCAGCTAATCCGGGTGAAGGTGCTGGAGGCCGACGACAAGGGACGGCTACGGCTCAGCATGAAGGCGGCGCTGGCTGAAGAACAGCAGTCGTCGCCTACCCCGGTGCAATAA
- the dksA gene encoding RNA polymerase-binding protein DksA has translation MPGQSNRTFPPYKPKKGEPYMNPRQLAHFRKILEALKLELSQDIDRTVHAMQDEATVFADPNDRATQESDMALELRNRDRERKLIKKIDETIARIDAGEYGYCESCGAEIGLKRLEARPTASLCIDCKTLDELRERQMAK, from the coding sequence ATGCCGGGCCAAAGCAACAGGACGTTTCCCCCTTACAAGCCTAAGAAGGGGGAGCCATACATGAATCCACGCCAGCTTGCTCACTTCCGCAAGATCCTGGAGGCGCTCAAGCTTGAGCTGAGCCAGGATATCGACCGCACCGTTCACGCCATGCAAGACGAGGCAACGGTGTTCGCCGATCCGAATGACCGCGCCACTCAGGAGTCCGACATGGCGCTGGAGCTGCGCAACCGGGACCGGGAGCGCAAGCTCATCAAGAAGATCGACGAGACCATTGCTCGGATCGATGCCGGAGAGTACGGCTATTGCGAAAGCTGCGGCGCGGAAATCGGGCTCAAGCGCCTGGAAGCGCGTCCGACCGCGTCCTTGTGCATCGACTGCAAGACGCTGGACGAGCTGCGGGAGCGGCAGATGGCAAAATAA
- a CDS encoding glycine betaine ABC transporter substrate-binding protein, whose product MAETLVVGSKRFTESYILGEIVRQAALRAGERSVHRSGLGNTAIVFEAIKSGAIDIYPEYTGTLDREILGNPRSSSLVELNRQLARYGLGVGVPLGFNNTYALAVREDVAQQRGLRRISDLSHHADLRLGLSQEFLGRRDGWPGLREAYGLPFPSPRGIDHGLAYVALATGQVDVIDVYTTDAKLARYRLRLLEDDRHYFPAYEAVLVYRLDLPERFPKAWRALQSLAGTIPEPTMIRLNAEAELQGKRFTEVAAGFLDGAAAASPAGSRGLLEVLAGPDLVRLTLEHALLVFASLAVSVAIGVPLGVGANRAPRFAAVVLGAVGVIQTIPALALLAFLIAALQRIGVAPALVALVLYGLLPIVRNTYAGLQEVPPGVKQAAAALGLSEALRLRLIELPLAGRSILAGIKTSAVINVGTATIAAFIGAGGYGERIVAGLALNDRVMLLAGAIPAAAFALLVQGLFDALERRWCAWPPGSHDPGARF is encoded by the coding sequence GTGGCCGAGACGCTGGTCGTCGGTTCGAAGCGCTTCACCGAGTCCTATATCCTGGGCGAGATCGTTCGCCAGGCAGCCCTGCGTGCGGGCGAGAGGTCCGTTCACCGGAGCGGGCTGGGCAACACGGCCATCGTGTTCGAGGCCATCAAATCGGGAGCCATCGACATCTACCCTGAATACACCGGCACCCTGGACCGCGAGATTCTGGGCAACCCGCGCTCTTCCAGTCTCGTGGAGCTAAACCGCCAGCTTGCCCGATACGGGTTGGGCGTGGGGGTCCCGCTCGGCTTCAACAACACTTACGCCTTGGCGGTACGGGAGGACGTAGCCCAACAACGAGGGCTGCGGCGGATTTCCGATCTTTCCCACCACGCCGATCTCCGTCTGGGTCTGTCGCAGGAGTTCCTGGGGCGACGCGATGGCTGGCCGGGATTGAGGGAAGCATATGGGCTGCCGTTTCCGAGCCCGCGAGGAATCGATCACGGGCTGGCCTACGTCGCCCTCGCCACGGGCCAAGTAGACGTGATCGACGTTTATACGACCGACGCGAAGCTTGCCCGCTATCGACTCCGGCTGCTGGAAGACGACCGCCATTACTTCCCCGCCTACGAGGCGGTGCTGGTCTACCGCCTCGACCTACCCGAGCGCTTTCCTAAGGCATGGCGGGCGCTACAGTCGCTGGCCGGAACGATACCAGAGCCCACCATGATCCGCCTCAACGCCGAAGCAGAGTTGCAGGGCAAGCGCTTCACCGAGGTGGCGGCCGGATTTCTCGACGGCGCAGCCGCGGCCTCGCCCGCGGGAAGTCGAGGCCTGCTGGAGGTCTTGGCAGGGCCAGACCTGGTGCGCCTTACGCTGGAGCACGCGCTGCTCGTCTTCGCATCCCTCGCGGTCAGCGTGGCGATCGGGGTGCCGCTCGGCGTCGGCGCCAACCGTGCGCCCCGCTTCGCGGCAGTGGTGCTCGGGGCGGTCGGCGTGATCCAGACCATCCCAGCGCTGGCGCTCCTTGCCTTCCTCATCGCCGCCCTGCAGCGCATCGGTGTTGCGCCAGCGCTGGTGGCGCTGGTGCTCTACGGACTGCTGCCCATCGTGCGCAATACCTACGCCGGCCTCCAGGAAGTGCCGCCGGGGGTCAAGCAGGCGGCCGCTGCGCTGGGACTGTCGGAAGCGCTGCGGCTGCGGCTGATCGAGCTCCCTCTTGCCGGCCGGTCCATTCTGGCAGGCATTAAGACCTCGGCCGTCATCAACGTCGGCACCGCCACGATTGCGGCGTTCATCGGCGCGGGCGGCTATGGAGAACGCATTGTCGCCGGTCTGGCACTGAACGATCGGGTCATGCTTCTGGCGGGGGCGATTCCGGCGGCTGCCTTCGCCCTCCTGGTCCAAGGACTTTTCGACGCGCTGGAGCGCCGCTGGTGCGCCTGGCCCCCCGGGAGCCACGACCCAGGTGCGCGCTTCTAG